The Cervus elaphus chromosome 12, mCerEla1.1, whole genome shotgun sequence genome includes a region encoding these proteins:
- the LOC122705335 gene encoding RAF proto-oncogene serine/threonine-protein kinase-like isoform X1 — protein sequence MEHIQGAWKTISNGFGFKDTVFDGTSCISPTIVQQFGYQRRASDDGKLTDPSKTSNTIRVFLPNKQRTVVNVRNGMSLHDCLMKALKVRGLQPECCAVFRLLHEHKGKKARLDWNTDAASLIGEELQVDFLDHVPLTTHNFAWKTFLKLAFCDICQKFLLNGFRCQTCGYKFHEHCSTKVPTMCVDWSNIRQLFSQHRCSTPHAFTFNTSSPSSEGSLSQRQRSTSTPNVHMVSTTLPVDNRMIEDAIRSHSESGSPSALSSSPNNLSPTGWSQPKTPAPAQRERAPSSSTQEKNKIRPRGQRDSSYYWEIEASEVMLSTRIGSGSFGTVYKGKWHGDVAVKILKVVDPTPEQFQAFRNEVAVLRKTRHVNILLFMGYMTKENLAIVTQWCEGSSLYKHLHVQETKFQMFQLIDIARQTAQGMDYLHAKNIIHRDMKSNNIFLHEGLTVKIGDFGLATVKSRWSGSQQVEQPTGSILWMAPEVIRMQDNNPFSFQSDVYSYGIVLYELMTGELPYSHINNRDQIIFTVGRGYASPDLSKLYKNCPKAMKRLVADCVKKVKEERPLFPQILSSIELLQHSLPKINRSASEPSLHRAAHTEDINACTLTTSPRLPVF from the coding sequence ATGGAGCACATACAGGGGGCCTGGAAGACGATCAGCAATGGTTTTGGATTCAAAGACACGGTGTTTGATGGCACCAGCTGCATCTCCCCTACAATAGTTCAGCAATTTGGCTATCAGCGTCGGGCATCAGATGATGGCAAACTTACGGACCCTTCTAAGACAAGCAACACTATCCGTGTGTTTTTGCCAAACAAACAAAGAACAGTGGTCAATGTGCGGAATGGAATGAGCTTGCATGACTGCCTTATGAAAGCTCTCAAGGTGAGGGGTCTGCAACCAGAGTGCTGTGCAGTGTTCAGACTTCTCCACGAACACAAGGGTAAAAAAGCACGGTTAGATTGGAATACTGATGCTGCCTCATTGATCGGAGAGGAACTTCAAGTGGATTTCCTGGATCATGTTCCCCTCACAACACACAACTTTGCTTGGAAAACCTTCCTGAAGCTTGCCTTCTGTGACATCTGTCAGAAGTTCTTGCTAAATGGATTTAGATGTCAGACTTGTGGCTACAAGTTTCACGAGCATTGTAGCACCAAAGTACCCACTATGTGTGTGGACTGGAGTAATATCAGACAGCTCTTTTCCCAGCACAGATGCTCCACACCCCACGCTTTCACATTCAAcacctccagcccctcctctgaAGGTTCGCTCTCCCAGAGGCAGAGGTCGACGTCCACACCTAACGTCCACATGGTCAGCACCACTCTGCCTGTGGACAACAGGATGATTGAGGATGCAATTCGAAGTCACAGTGAATCAGGCTCCCCTTCAGCCTTGTCCAGCAGCCCCAACAATCTGAGCCCGACAGGCTGGTCACAGCCCAAAACCCCTGCGCCGGCACAGAGAGAGCGGGCGCCGAGCTCCAGCACCCAGGAGAAGAACAAAATTAGGCCTCGTGGACAGAGAGATTCGAGTTATTACTGGGAGATAGAAGCCAGTGAAGTGATGCTGTCCACTCGGATTGGGTCAGGCTCCTTTGGGACTGTTTATAAGGGCAAGTGGCATGGAGACGTTGCAGTAAAGATTCTGAAGGTCGTGGACCCCACCCCAGAGCAGTTCCAGGCCTTCAGGAACGAGGTGGCTGTCCTCCGCAAAACCCGGCACGTGAACATCCTGCTCTTTATGGGCTACATGACGAAGGAGAACCTGGCCATCGTGACGCAGTGGTGTGAGGGCAGCAGCCTCTACAAGCACCTGCACGTCCAGGAGACCaagttccagatgttccagctgatCGACATCGCCCGGCAGACGGCTCAGGGAATGGACTATTTGCATGCAAAGAACATCATCCACAGAGACAtgaaatccaacaatatatttcTCCACGAAGGCCTGACGGTGAAAATCGGCGATTTTGGATTGGCCACGGTGAAGTCGCGCTGGAGTGGTTCTCAGCAGGTCGAGCAGCCCACCGGCTCCATCCTGTGGATGGCCCCAGAGGTGATCCGGATGCAGGACAACAACCCGTTCAGCTTCCAGTCCGACGTCTACTCCTACGGCATCGTCCTGTATGAGCTCATGACGGGGGAGCTCCCCTACTCCCACATCAACAACCGTGACCAGATCATCTTCACGGTGGGCCGCGGCTACGCCTCCCCAGACCTCAGCAAGCTCTACAAGAACTGCCCCAAAGCCATGAAGAGGCTGGTAGCCGACTGTGtgaagaaagtgaaggaagagaggccTCTCTTTCCCCAGATCCTGTCTTCCATCGAGCTGCTCCAGCACTCTCTGCCCAAGATCAACCGGAGTGCCTCGGAGCCCTCCTTGCACCGGGCAGCCCACACCGAGGACATCAACGCCTGCACGCTGACCACGTCCCCTCGGCTGCCCGTCTTCTAG
- the LOC122705335 gene encoding RAF proto-oncogene serine/threonine-protein kinase-like isoform X2 yields MMANLRTLLRQATLSVCFCQTNKEQCKKARLDWNTDAASLIGEELQVDFLDHVPLTTHNFAWKTFLKLAFCDICQKFLLNGFRCQTCGYKFHEHCSTKVPTMCVDWSNIRQLFSQHRCSTPHAFTFNTSSPSSEGSLSQRQRSTSTPNVHMVSTTLPVDNRMIEDAIRSHSESGSPSALSSSPNNLSPTGWSQPKTPAPAQRERAPSSSTQEKNKIRPRGQRDSSYYWEIEASEVMLSTRIGSGSFGTVYKGKWHGDVAVKILKVVDPTPEQFQAFRNEVAVLRKTRHVNILLFMGYMTKENLAIVTQWCEGSSLYKHLHVQETKFQMFQLIDIARQTAQGMDYLHAKNIIHRDMKSNNIFLHEGLTVKIGDFGLATVKSRWSGSQQVEQPTGSILWMAPEVIRMQDNNPFSFQSDVYSYGIVLYELMTGELPYSHINNRDQIIFTVGRGYASPDLSKLYKNCPKAMKRLVADCVKKVKEERPLFPQILSSIELLQHSLPKINRSASEPSLHRAAHTEDINACTLTTSPRLPVF; encoded by the exons ATGATGGCAAACTTACGGACCCTTCTAAGACAAGCAACACTATCCGTGTGTTTTTGCCAAACAAACAAAGAACAGT GTAAAAAAGCACGGTTAGATTGGAATACTGATGCTGCCTCATTGATCGGAGAGGAACTTCAAGTGGATTTCCTGGATCATGTTCCCCTCACAACACACAACTTTGCTTGGAAAACCTTCCTGAAGCTTGCCTTCTGTGACATCTGTCAGAAGTTCTTGCTAAATGGATTTAGATGTCAGACTTGTGGCTACAAGTTTCACGAGCATTGTAGCACCAAAGTACCCACTATGTGTGTGGACTGGAGTAATATCAGACAGCTCTTTTCCCAGCACAGATGCTCCACACCCCACGCTTTCACATTCAAcacctccagcccctcctctgaAGGTTCGCTCTCCCAGAGGCAGAGGTCGACGTCCACACCTAACGTCCACATGGTCAGCACCACTCTGCCTGTGGACAACAGGATGATTGAGGATGCAATTCGAAGTCACAGTGAATCAGGCTCCCCTTCAGCCTTGTCCAGCAGCCCCAACAATCTGAGCCCGACAGGCTGGTCACAGCCCAAAACCCCTGCGCCGGCACAGAGAGAGCGGGCGCCGAGCTCCAGCACCCAGGAGAAGAACAAAATTAGGCCTCGTGGACAGAGAGATTCGAGTTATTACTGGGAGATAGAAGCCAGTGAAGTGATGCTGTCCACTCGGATTGGGTCAGGCTCCTTTGGGACTGTTTATAAGGGCAAGTGGCATGGAGACGTTGCAGTAAAGATTCTGAAGGTCGTGGACCCCACCCCAGAGCAGTTCCAGGCCTTCAGGAACGAGGTGGCTGTCCTCCGCAAAACCCGGCACGTGAACATCCTGCTCTTTATGGGCTACATGACGAAGGAGAACCTGGCCATCGTGACGCAGTGGTGTGAGGGCAGCAGCCTCTACAAGCACCTGCACGTCCAGGAGACCaagttccagatgttccagctgatCGACATCGCCCGGCAGACGGCTCAGGGAATGGACTATTTGCATGCAAAGAACATCATCCACAGAGACAtgaaatccaacaatatatttcTCCACGAAGGCCTGACGGTGAAAATCGGCGATTTTGGATTGGCCACGGTGAAGTCGCGCTGGAGTGGTTCTCAGCAGGTCGAGCAGCCCACCGGCTCCATCCTGTGGATGGCCCCAGAGGTGATCCGGATGCAGGACAACAACCCGTTCAGCTTCCAGTCCGACGTCTACTCCTACGGCATCGTCCTGTATGAGCTCATGACGGGGGAGCTCCCCTACTCCCACATCAACAACCGTGACCAGATCATCTTCACGGTGGGCCGCGGCTACGCCTCCCCAGACCTCAGCAAGCTCTACAAGAACTGCCCCAAAGCCATGAAGAGGCTGGTAGCCGACTGTGtgaagaaagtgaaggaagagaggccTCTCTTTCCCCAGATCCTGTCTTCCATCGAGCTGCTCCAGCACTCTCTGCCCAAGATCAACCGGAGTGCCTCGGAGCCCTCCTTGCACCGGGCAGCCCACACCGAGGACATCAACGCCTGCACGCTGACCACGTCCCCTCGGCTGCCCGTCTTCTAG